The Mesorhizobium loti genome includes a region encoding these proteins:
- a CDS encoding ABC transporter ATP-binding protein, with translation MFRFFRSTENQRLVARLLRESFYQHRFGYGAAILSMLVVAATTGASAWILKEITDEFVVFKRMDRVNLIAAGVAAIFILKGLANFIQAYFMSRVGNAIIAERQRKIYDRVLAQGIEFYHSTSSSDLITRMTNNAQAARNVLDLVVTSYVRDLVSLVVLVGVMVWQQPALSLICFVVGPLAIYGVNRILKRVRKFAAMEFRSVGQIVQVMQETAMGVRVVKSFNLEGAMRNRMYKAVSDVENRANNIATLEAATSPVMETLAGLAIAGAIFVSGFLVLQGGQMPGNIMAFIGALLFAYEPAKRLARVRIALESGIVGVRMMFELADQPLTLVEKADAKPLLAGPGEIRFDAVDFAYQNGPPVLDRFDLTLAPGKMTALVGPSGGGKSTVLNLIMRMYDPQSGKVLFDGQDISHATLASLREKIAYVSQDTFLFAGTIMHNIRLGREGATDEEVIAAAKAANAHDFISAQAKGYETDVGENGGLLSGGQRQRISIARAMLRNAEILLLDEATSALDAESEALFRDALQQLTEGRTTIVIAHRLSTVHQADTIVVLEAGKVVESGSHKALLKQGGLYQKLYEYQLMP, from the coding sequence TTGTTTCGTTTCTTCCGCTCGACGGAAAACCAGCGCCTTGTTGCCAGGCTGCTTCGGGAATCCTTTTACCAGCACAGGTTTGGCTACGGCGCCGCGATCTTGTCGATGCTCGTGGTGGCCGCGACGACCGGCGCCAGCGCCTGGATTCTCAAAGAGATCACCGACGAATTCGTGGTCTTCAAGCGGATGGACCGCGTCAACCTGATTGCGGCGGGGGTCGCCGCGATCTTCATCCTCAAGGGCCTCGCCAATTTCATCCAGGCCTATTTCATGAGCCGGGTCGGCAACGCCATCATCGCCGAGCGGCAGCGCAAGATCTACGATCGCGTCCTGGCGCAAGGCATCGAATTCTACCATTCGACCTCGTCGTCCGACCTGATCACCCGCATGACCAACAATGCGCAGGCGGCGCGCAACGTGCTCGACCTCGTTGTCACGTCCTATGTGCGCGACCTGGTGTCGCTGGTTGTCCTGGTAGGGGTCATGGTCTGGCAGCAGCCAGCCCTGTCTCTCATCTGCTTCGTCGTCGGCCCCTTGGCTATCTACGGGGTCAACCGCATCCTGAAACGTGTTCGCAAGTTCGCCGCGATGGAGTTTCGCTCGGTCGGCCAGATCGTGCAGGTGATGCAGGAAACGGCAATGGGCGTGCGCGTCGTCAAATCCTTCAACCTCGAAGGTGCAATGCGCAACCGGATGTACAAGGCCGTGTCGGACGTCGAGAACCGGGCCAACAACATCGCGACGCTGGAGGCTGCGACAAGCCCGGTGATGGAGACGCTGGCCGGACTGGCGATCGCCGGGGCAATCTTCGTCAGCGGCTTCCTGGTCTTGCAGGGCGGCCAGATGCCGGGAAACATCATGGCCTTCATCGGAGCGCTCCTGTTTGCCTATGAGCCGGCAAAGCGCCTTGCGCGCGTGCGCATAGCGTTGGAAAGCGGCATTGTCGGCGTGCGCATGATGTTCGAGCTCGCCGACCAGCCGCTGACCCTGGTCGAGAAGGCGGACGCGAAGCCGCTTCTGGCCGGGCCGGGCGAGATCCGGTTCGACGCCGTCGACTTCGCCTACCAGAATGGCCCGCCGGTGCTGGACAGGTTCGACCTGACGCTTGCGCCCGGCAAGATGACGGCGCTGGTCGGGCCTTCCGGCGGCGGCAAGTCGACCGTTCTGAACCTGATCATGCGCATGTATGATCCGCAGAGCGGCAAGGTGCTGTTCGATGGCCAGGACATCTCCCATGCGACGCTCGCGTCGCTGCGGGAAAAGATCGCCTATGTCAGCCAGGATACGTTCCTGTTTGCCGGCACCATCATGCACAACATCCGGCTTGGGCGCGAGGGCGCGACCGACGAAGAGGTGATCGCCGCCGCCAAGGCGGCCAACGCCCATGACTTCATCAGCGCTCAGGCGAAAGGCTACGAGACGGATGTCGGCGAGAATGGCGGCCTGCTGTCGGGCGGCCAGCGCCAACGCATCTCGATCGCACGCGCCATGCTGCGCAATGCCGAGATCCTGCTCTTGGACGAAGCGACCAGCGCGCTCGACGCCGAATCGGAAGCGCTGTTCCGCGACGCGCTGCAGCAATTGACGGAAGGCCGCACGACGATCGTCATCGCGCACCGTCTGTCGACCGTGCACCAGGCCGACACCATCGTGGTGCTCGAAGCCGGCAAGGTGGTGGAAAGCGGCTCGCACAAGGCATTGCTCAAGCAGGGCGGGCTTTACCAGAAGCTTTACGAGTATCAGCTGATGCCGTGA
- a CDS encoding peptide chain release factor 3 yields the protein MPEAIEEEVARRRTFAIIAHPDAGKTTLTEKLLLFGGAIQLAGEVKAKKDKIQTRSDWMKIERERGISVVTSVMTFEYEDNVFNLLDTPGHEDFADDTYRTLSAVDSAVMVIDAAKGIEPRTLKLFEVCRLRDIPIITFVNKMDRESRDPFEILDEIEQKLALDTAPITWPIGRGKTFSGTYHLALNAVRKGDDEKERTPVNGPDSNRVAGLLPENEREAFIEELELAREACRPLDIEAFREGHLTPVYFGSALRNYGVRDLIEALGAFGPPPRAQEADTRKVEATEEKMTSFVFKIQANMDPNHRDRIAFVRVCSGKLERGMKAKLVRTGKPMSLSAPQFFFARTRVTADEAFAGDVVGIPNHGTLRIGDTLTEGEEILFRGVPNFAPEILRRVRLGDAMKAKKLKEALHQMAEEGVVQLFSPEDGSPAIVGVVGALQLDVLKERLNFEYTLPVEFEMSRFSVCRWISADDKAEVLRFIEAHRGDIARDLDNDPVFLAQHAFSLNYEAERWKAIRFATIKDYQVRDKAA from the coding sequence ATGCCCGAAGCAATAGAAGAAGAAGTGGCGCGCCGCCGCACCTTCGCGATCATCGCGCACCCGGACGCCGGCAAGACCACGCTCACCGAAAAGCTGCTGCTGTTCGGCGGCGCCATCCAGCTCGCCGGCGAGGTCAAGGCCAAGAAGGACAAGATCCAGACCCGGTCGGACTGGATGAAGATCGAGCGCGAGCGCGGCATTTCGGTCGTCACCTCGGTGATGACCTTCGAGTATGAGGACAATGTCTTCAACCTGCTCGACACGCCCGGCCACGAGGATTTCGCCGACGACACCTACCGCACGCTATCGGCGGTCGACTCGGCCGTCATGGTCATCGACGCCGCCAAGGGCATCGAGCCGCGCACGCTGAAACTGTTCGAGGTCTGCCGGCTGCGCGACATCCCGATCATCACCTTCGTCAACAAGATGGACCGCGAAAGCCGCGATCCGTTCGAGATTCTCGACGAAATCGAACAGAAGCTGGCGCTCGACACCGCGCCGATCACTTGGCCGATCGGCCGCGGCAAGACCTTTTCCGGCACCTATCACCTTGCGCTGAACGCCGTGCGCAAGGGCGACGATGAGAAGGAACGCACACCGGTCAACGGCCCCGATTCCAACCGCGTCGCCGGGCTGCTGCCGGAAAACGAGCGCGAGGCCTTCATCGAGGAACTGGAGCTCGCGCGCGAAGCCTGCCGGCCGCTCGACATCGAAGCCTTCCGCGAGGGTCACCTGACGCCGGTCTATTTCGGCTCGGCGCTGCGCAATTATGGCGTCCGCGACCTGATCGAGGCGCTCGGTGCCTTCGGCCCGCCGCCGCGTGCGCAGGAGGCCGACACCCGCAAGGTCGAGGCGACGGAGGAGAAGATGACGTCCTTCGTCTTCAAGATCCAGGCCAACATGGACCCCAACCACCGCGACCGTATCGCCTTCGTCCGCGTCTGCTCGGGCAAGCTCGAGCGCGGCATGAAGGCCAAGCTGGTGCGCACGGGAAAGCCGATGTCGCTGTCGGCGCCGCAGTTCTTCTTTGCCCGCACCCGCGTCACCGCCGACGAGGCTTTCGCCGGTGACGTCGTCGGCATTCCCAACCACGGTACGTTGCGCATCGGCGACACGCTGACCGAAGGCGAGGAGATATTGTTCCGCGGCGTACCGAATTTCGCCCCGGAAATCCTGCGCCGCGTCCGCCTGGGCGATGCCATGAAGGCCAAGAAGCTCAAGGAAGCGCTGCACCAGATGGCCGAGGAGGGCGTCGTGCAGCTGTTTTCGCCCGAGGATGGATCGCCTGCCATCGTCGGCGTCGTCGGTGCGCTGCAGCTCGACGTGTTGAAGGAGCGGCTGAACTTCGAATACACGCTGCCGGTCGAATTCGAGATGTCGCGCTTTTCCGTGTGCCGCTGGATTTCGGCCGACGACAAGGCCGAGGTCCTGCGCTTCATCGAGGCGCATCGTGGCGACATCGCCCGCGACCTCGACAACGACCCGGTGTTTTTGGCCCAGCACGCCTTTTCATTGAACTACGAAGCCGAACGCTGGAAAGCGATCCGCTTCGCCACGATCAAGGACTATCAGGTCCGCGACAAGGCGGCTTGA
- the ilvD gene encoding dihydroxy-acid dehydratase, protein MPAYRSRTTTHGRNMAGARGLWRATGMKDSDFGKPIIAVVNSFTQFVPGHVHLKDLGQLVAREIEKAGGVAKEFNTIAVDDGIAMGHDGMLYSLPSRELIADSVEYMVNAHCADAMVCISNCDKITPGMLMASLRLNIPTVFVSGGPMEAGKVVLAGKTQALDLVDAMVAAADDKISDEDVKVIERSACPTCGSCSGMFTANSMNCLTEALGLSLPGNGSTLATHADRKRLFVEAGHLIVDLAQRYYEQDDETALPRNIASKGAFENAMTLDIAMGGSTNTVLHILAAAHEGEIDFDQDDIDALSRKVPVLCKVAPAKSDVHMEDVHRAGGIMAILGQLDNAGLLNRDLPTVHTSTLGEALDHWDISRTTSQSVRDFFLAAPGGVPTQVAFSQDRRWDELDLDREKGVIRSAEHPFSKDGGLAVLKGNLALDGCIVKTAGVDESILKFTGPARVFESQDASVKAILSNEIKAGDVVVIRYEGPRGGPGMQEMLYPTSYLKSKGLGKACALVTDGRFSGGTSGLSIGHASPEAAEGGLIGLVQEGDTIEIDIPNRSIRLAVDDAELAARRAAMEARGALAWKPEEKRKRKVTTALRAYAAMATSAAKGAVRFVPE, encoded by the coding sequence ATGCCTGCCTATCGTTCCCGCACCACCACCCATGGCCGCAACATGGCCGGCGCCCGCGGCCTCTGGCGCGCCACCGGCATGAAGGACTCGGATTTCGGCAAGCCTATCATCGCGGTGGTCAATTCCTTCACCCAGTTCGTGCCGGGCCATGTCCACCTGAAAGACCTCGGCCAGCTGGTCGCGCGCGAGATCGAGAAGGCCGGCGGCGTCGCCAAGGAGTTCAACACAATCGCCGTCGATGACGGCATCGCCATGGGCCATGACGGCATGCTCTATTCGCTGCCGTCGCGCGAGTTGATCGCCGATTCCGTCGAATACATGGTCAACGCGCACTGCGCCGACGCCATGGTCTGCATCTCCAATTGCGACAAGATCACGCCCGGCATGCTGATGGCGTCGTTGCGCCTCAACATCCCGACCGTCTTCGTTTCCGGCGGGCCGATGGAAGCCGGCAAGGTGGTGCTGGCCGGCAAGACGCAGGCGCTCGACCTGGTCGACGCCATGGTCGCGGCCGCAGACGACAAGATCTCCGACGAGGACGTCAAGGTCATCGAGCGCTCGGCCTGCCCGACCTGCGGCTCCTGCTCGGGCATGTTCACCGCCAATTCGATGAATTGTCTGACCGAGGCGCTTGGCCTGTCGCTGCCCGGCAACGGTTCGACATTGGCGACGCATGCCGACCGCAAGCGGCTGTTCGTCGAGGCCGGCCATCTCATCGTCGATCTCGCCCAGCGCTATTACGAGCAGGACGACGAGACGGCGCTGCCGCGCAACATCGCCTCGAAGGGCGCCTTCGAGAACGCCATGACGTTGGACATCGCCATGGGTGGTTCGACCAACACCGTGCTGCACATCCTGGCCGCCGCGCATGAGGGCGAAATCGACTTCGATCAGGATGACATCGACGCGCTGTCGCGCAAGGTGCCGGTGCTGTGCAAGGTTGCTCCGGCCAAGTCCGACGTCCACATGGAGGACGTCCATCGCGCCGGCGGCATCATGGCCATCCTTGGCCAGCTCGACAACGCCGGCCTGCTCAACCGCGACCTGCCGACGGTGCATACGTCAACGCTCGGCGAAGCGCTCGATCACTGGGATATTTCGCGCACGACCAGCCAGAGTGTGCGCGATTTCTTCCTCGCCGCGCCTGGCGGCGTGCCGACGCAGGTCGCCTTCAGCCAGGACCGCCGCTGGGACGAGCTCGACCTCGACCGCGAGAAAGGCGTCATCCGCTCGGCAGAACACCCCTTTTCCAAGGATGGCGGCCTCGCCGTGCTGAAGGGCAATCTGGCGCTCGACGGCTGCATCGTGAAGACGGCCGGCGTCGATGAATCGATCTTGAAGTTCACCGGCCCGGCCCGCGTGTTCGAAAGCCAGGACGCCAGCGTCAAGGCGATCCTGTCCAACGAGATCAAGGCCGGCGATGTCGTCGTCATTCGCTATGAAGGACCGCGCGGCGGCCCCGGCATGCAGGAAATGCTCTATCCGACCAGCTATCTGAAGTCGAAAGGCCTCGGCAAGGCCTGCGCGCTGGTCACCGACGGGCGCTTCTCCGGCGGCACGTCGGGCCTGTCGATCGGCCATGCGTCGCCGGAAGCCGCCGAAGGCGGGCTGATCGGGCTGGTGCAGGAAGGCGATACGATCGAGATCGACATCCCGAACCGCAGCATCCGCCTCGCTGTCGATGACGCGGAACTCGCTGCCCGCCGGGCGGCGATGGAGGCCAGGGGCGCCCTGGCCTGGAAGCCCGAGGAAAAGCGCAAGCGCAAAGTGACGACCGCCTTGCGCGCCTATGCCGCCATGGCGACCAGCGCGGCCAAGGGCGCTGTCAGGTTCGTGCCGGAATAA
- a CDS encoding VOC family protein yields the protein MQKITTCLWFDDQAEEAMNFYVSIFKNSKVLSVMRWPEGHGDEGKVLVTTFELDGVQFQALNGGPQFKHTEAMSQSIDCKTQEEVDYFWDKLIEGGGEPSQCSWLKDKFGISWQVVPEQLPRLLLDPDRAKAGRVMSAMMQMSKIDIAKIEEAAKG from the coding sequence ATGCAAAAGATCACCACCTGCCTGTGGTTCGACGACCAGGCCGAAGAGGCGATGAATTTCTACGTGTCCATCTTCAAGAATTCGAAGGTGCTGAGCGTGATGCGTTGGCCCGAAGGCCACGGCGATGAAGGCAAAGTGCTGGTGACCACGTTCGAACTCGACGGGGTGCAGTTCCAGGCGCTCAATGGCGGACCGCAATTCAAGCACACCGAAGCGATGTCGCAGTCGATCGACTGCAAGACGCAGGAAGAGGTCGATTATTTCTGGGACAAGCTCATCGAAGGTGGCGGCGAACCGTCGCAATGCAGCTGGCTGAAGGACAAGTTCGGCATCTCCTGGCAAGTCGTGCCGGAGCAACTGCCGCGCCTGCTTCTGGATCCGGACCGGGCCAAGGCCGGCCGCGTGATGTCGGCGATGATGCAGATGAGCAAGATCGACATCGCCAAGATCGAAGAGGCAGCGAAGGGGTAA